Proteins encoded within one genomic window of Bacillus thuringiensis:
- a CDS encoding IS3-like element ISBce14 family transposase (programmed frameshift): protein MLKMTKKLFTEREIQILSNNLYVKSVSQKGITYTEEFKHIFIEENEKGKLPRNIFEECGFDIDMIGMKRVMSSGSRWRAAYRKNGVLGLRDTRIENAGRTLERELTLEEKYARLEAERNLLKAENELPKKNQTYGREDEKEITLPSSQKFILIRSVIMKYNLRNMVSYLCKIAGVSRSGYYNYFSVSSQEQRKQKSDRDEILKETILKALRFRNRKKGARQIKMTLAGQFEVVYNLKRIRRIMKKYEIVCPVRKANPYKRMLKATKEHRIVPNQLNREFKQNTPGKTLLTDITYLVYGKNQRAYLSTILDGSTNEILAYHVSEQMTLELVTTTLHKLKRNPRIRLIEGAYIHSDQGAHYTSPTYQRLVKKLNLGQSMSRRGNCWDNAPQEFFFGHLKDEAHIKPCASFDELKQEIKKYMTYYNHYRYQWNLKKMTPVGYRNHLLHVA from the exons ATGTTGAAAATGACAAAAAAGCTATTTACAGAAAGAGAAATTCAAATTCTATCAAATAACTTATACGTAAAATCTGTAAGTCAGAAAGGTATCACTTATACAGAGGAATTTAAGCATATTTTTATTGAGGAAAATGAAAAAGGAAAGCTACCTCGAAATATTTTTGAAGAATGTGGTTTTGATATAGATATGATTGGAATGAAACGGGTTATGTCATCGGGAAGTAGATGGCGTGCTGCTTATAGAAAAAATGGTGTATTGGGTTTAAGGGATACACGTATCGAAAACGCCGGAAGAACTCTTGAGAGAGAGCTTACGTTAGAAGAAAAGTATGCCCGTTTAGAAGCCGAACGAAACTTACTAAAGGCGGAAAACGAATTGC CTAAAAAAAATCAAACTTATGGAAGGGAGGATGAGAAGGAAATAACACTACCATCTAGTCAGAAATTCATCTTGATTCGTTCTGTCATCATGAAATACAACTTAAGGAATATGGTCAGTTATTTGTGTAAAATAGCTGGTGTATCCCGTTCGGGATACTATAATTACTTTTCAGTTTCATCTCAAGAACAACGAAAACAAAAGAGTGATCGAGATGAAATCTTGAAGGAAACCATATTAAAAGCACTTCGATTTAGAAATAGAAAGAAGGGGGCTCGTCAGATAAAGATGACATTGGCGGGTCAGTTTGAAGTTGTCTACAATTTAAAGCGTATCCGTAGAATTATGAAGAAATACGAGATTGTCTGTCCGGTTCGCAAAGCGAATCCTTATAAAAGAATGCTTAAAGCTACAAAAGAACATCGAATAGTACCGAATCAATTAAATCGAGAATTTAAACAAAATACCCCAGGGAAAACACTTCTTACAGATATCACCTATTTAGTTTACGGTAAGAATCAAAGGGCCTATTTATCTACAATTTTAGACGGCTCAACTAATGAAATTTTAGCTTACCATGTTTCAGAACAAATGACATTAGAGCTCGTAACGACCACTCTCCATAAACTAAAAAGGAATCCGCGGATTCGATTGATTGAAGGTGCTTATATTCATTCAGATCAAGGAGCCCACTACACAAGCCCAACCTATCAAAGGCTAGTCAAAAAGCTAAACCTTGGACAATCCATGTCAAGAAGAGGAAACTGTTGGGATAACGCCCCACAAGAATTTTTTTTTGGTCATCTGAAAGATGAAGCTCATATAAAACCTTGCGCATCCTTTGATGAGTTGAAACAAGAGATTAAGAAATATATGACGTACTATAATCACTATAGATATCAATGGAATTTAAAAAAGATGACTCCTGTTGGATACAGAAATCATCTTCTTCATGTTGCCTAA
- a CDS encoding CgeB family protein, producing the protein MTISYSAENFNVLFVKSSVTVYFPVLEESIFNSLKKAVGNVTMVTYENMVKTALKIKPALIIVFHGFEEGISKGIQELKQYNFKTALWLTDDPYFTDVTKNLVLDYDYVFTQDTGCIDFYKDLGCDNVYYLPLAAEPPIYTPILTEEEYLFDISFIGTAFDNRLEFIDSIAEYLATKNTLIIGCNWDRLKSYELLKDKIKLLPFLVYKNSMEYYKKSKINMNIHRSIEDVTFNINRVKINACSINNRTFEIASTGAFQMTDIRSDLEKCYIPGIQIETFTSSVDFIEKAERYLANPLQRKKIAMEGFRKTLIEHTYDKRVKQLLKIIEVNSKKENEF; encoded by the coding sequence GTGACGATTTCATATAGTGCAGAAAATTTTAACGTATTATTTGTAAAATCTAGTGTTACTGTATATTTTCCAGTGCTAGAGGAGTCTATATTTAATAGTTTGAAAAAGGCAGTTGGTAATGTAACGATGGTAACATACGAAAACATGGTGAAAACAGCTTTGAAGATAAAACCAGCTCTTATCATTGTCTTTCACGGTTTTGAAGAAGGGATAAGTAAAGGGATTCAAGAATTAAAACAATATAACTTTAAGACTGCACTTTGGCTTACAGATGATCCTTATTTTACAGATGTGACGAAAAACTTAGTGCTTGATTATGATTATGTTTTTACACAAGATACAGGGTGTATTGATTTTTATAAAGATTTAGGCTGTGATAATGTGTATTACTTGCCTTTAGCGGCAGAACCTCCTATATATACGCCGATACTTACGGAAGAGGAATACTTATTTGATATCAGTTTCATAGGCACAGCTTTTGATAATCGGCTTGAGTTTATTGATTCAATTGCAGAGTACTTAGCGACTAAAAATACTCTAATTATAGGATGTAATTGGGATAGACTAAAAAGTTATGAGTTATTGAAGGATAAAATAAAACTTTTACCATTTTTAGTTTATAAAAATAGTATGGAATATTACAAAAAAAGTAAAATTAACATGAATATACATCGATCGATAGAGGATGTAACGTTTAATATAAATAGAGTAAAAATAAATGCTTGTTCCATTAATAATCGTACATTCGAAATAGCTAGTACAGGTGCTTTTCAAATGACGGATATTCGTTCGGACTTGGAAAAGTGCTATATTCCAGGGATACAAATTGAGACATTTACTTCATCGGTTGATTTTATAGAGAAAGCAGAAAGATATTTAGCGAATCCATTACAAAGAAAGAAAATTGCTATGGAGGGATTTAGAAAAACACTAATTGAACATACATATGATAAAAGAGTAAAACAGTTGTTAAAAATAATTGAAGTAAACTCTAAAAAAGAAAATGAATTTTAA
- a CDS encoding YcnI family protein, whose translation MKRIKKLGTTMIATVIAMGIFSLPVSAHVTVKPATSDIGSWETYTIKVPVEKNIATTKVTLKIPSGVEFQQYEPVPGWKVGEQKDNAGKVKTVVWEATGEGISPGQFQRFTFVAKNPDKEQKIAWDAYQQYKDGEIVEWTGDEKAEKPHSLTTIVKGTSLTGEHGEVSSVEKNEGTSNMQLIAIVLSILAIVSSVGTCVFVVRRKK comes from the coding sequence ATGAAACGTATAAAAAAATTAGGAACAACAATGATAGCAACAGTAATTGCAATGGGTATTTTTTCGTTACCTGTTAGTGCGCACGTAACTGTGAAGCCAGCAACTTCTGACATTGGTTCTTGGGAGACTTACACGATAAAAGTACCAGTTGAAAAGAATATAGCAACAACAAAAGTTACACTGAAAATACCGTCGGGTGTGGAATTCCAACAGTATGAACCAGTGCCAGGATGGAAAGTGGGAGAGCAAAAAGATAATGCCGGAAAAGTGAAAACTGTAGTATGGGAAGCAACAGGAGAAGGAATTTCACCTGGTCAGTTCCAGCGATTTACTTTCGTCGCTAAAAATCCGGATAAAGAACAAAAAATAGCTTGGGATGCATATCAACAATATAAAGACGGAGAAATTGTTGAATGGACAGGCGATGAAAAAGCTGAAAAACCGCATTCACTTACTACAATTGTAAAAGGTACGTCATTAACAGGAGAACATGGTGAAGTGTCTAGTGTAGAAAAGAATGAAGGTACTAGTAATATGCAATTGATAGCGATTGTTTTATCTATTTTGGCGATTGTATCGTCGGTAGGTACGTGTGTTTTTGTAGTACGTCGTAAAAAATAA
- a CDS encoding arsenic resistance protein has protein sequence MSTIEKIQTFIILFAVTCGIILGQFNFIHMYSEQFIVPFLFFMLYGLFLSIPLKEIKNGFRNLKFAGTSLTINFLWTPLLAWGLGALFLSDHPALWVGFIMLMVTPCTDWYLIFTEIAKGNVALSTAILPVNLILQVLLLPIYLFLFAGVMKTVAVSVLVESIVIVIVLPFLLAHATKFIMNKLKKAETLENKLIPFFSSAQIVFLSLAIVAMFASQGKYLLQNMNVVLLLLVPVLLFFIINFVLGQFIGRIMHLSYKDTVSLNLTTLARNSPVALAIAVTAFPDEPLIALALVIGPLIELPVLACVSQVLLLIKKKQQYT, from the coding sequence ATGAGCACTATAGAAAAGATTCAAACTTTTATTATTCTTTTTGCTGTTACATGCGGCATCATACTCGGGCAATTTAATTTCATACATATGTATTCAGAGCAATTTATTGTCCCCTTCTTATTTTTCATGCTTTATGGATTATTCCTCAGCATCCCATTGAAAGAAATAAAAAATGGATTCCGCAACTTAAAATTTGCTGGAACAAGTCTTACTATTAACTTCTTATGGACACCTTTACTCGCTTGGGGGTTAGGAGCACTATTTCTTTCAGATCACCCAGCACTTTGGGTTGGATTTATCATGTTAATGGTTACTCCATGTACAGATTGGTACTTAATCTTTACTGAAATAGCGAAAGGTAATGTAGCACTTTCTACAGCGATTTTACCGGTAAATTTAATTTTGCAAGTACTACTACTTCCCATTTATTTATTTTTATTCGCTGGTGTTATGAAGACTGTAGCGGTTTCTGTTTTAGTAGAAAGTATTGTTATCGTAATCGTCTTACCATTTTTACTTGCACACGCTACAAAATTCATTATGAATAAACTGAAAAAAGCTGAAACGCTCGAGAATAAACTCATTCCGTTTTTCAGCTCTGCCCAAATTGTATTTTTAAGTTTAGCAATAGTAGCGATGTTTGCATCACAAGGTAAATATTTACTACAAAATATGAATGTTGTTTTATTATTACTCGTTCCTGTTCTATTGTTCTTCATCATTAATTTTGTACTAGGACAATTTATCGGCCGCATTATGCATTTATCTTATAAAGATACAGTAAGTCTAAATTTAACAACGTTAGCAAGAAACTCGCCTGTTGCACTCGCTATTGCTGTGACAGCCTTTCCAGATGAGCCTCTTATTGCACTTGCACTCGTTATTGGACCATTAATTGAGTTGCCAGTACTTGCTTGTGTTTCACAAGTTTTATTACTTATTAAGAAGAAACAGCAATATACATAA
- a CDS encoding FMN-dependent NADH-azoreductase: MGLFSSLFGKKEENTKVEGNKTMSKVLFVKANDRPAEQAISSKMYETFVNTYKEANPNTEITELDLFALDLPYYGNIAISGGYKRSQGMELTAEEEKAVATVDQYLNQFLEADKVVFAFPLWNFTVPAPLITYISYLSQAGKTFKYTANGPEGLAGGKKVVVLGARGSDYSSEQMAPMEMAVNYVTTVLGFWGITNPETVVIEGHNQYPDRSQQIVEEGLENVKKVAAKF; encoded by the coding sequence ATGGGATTATTTAGCTCGTTATTTGGTAAAAAAGAAGAAAATACAAAAGTAGAGGGGAATAAAACAATGTCAAAAGTATTATTTGTAAAAGCAAACGATCGTCCAGCGGAGCAAGCAATTAGTTCAAAAATGTATGAAACATTTGTAAATACTTATAAAGAAGCTAATCCGAATACAGAAATTACAGAGTTAGATTTATTTGCATTAGATCTTCCTTATTACGGAAATATCGCTATTTCAGGTGGATACAAACGTAGTCAAGGTATGGAGTTAACAGCTGAAGAAGAGAAGGCTGTTGCTACAGTAGATCAATATTTAAATCAGTTTTTAGAAGCTGATAAAGTTGTATTCGCGTTCCCACTATGGAACTTTACAGTACCAGCACCGTTAATCACATATATTTCATACTTATCTCAAGCTGGAAAAACGTTTAAATATACAGCAAATGGTCCAGAAGGTTTAGCTGGTGGTAAGAAAGTAGTTGTATTAGGTGCTCGTGGTTCAGATTACTCTTCAGAACAAATGGCTCCTATGGAAATGGCAGTTAATTACGTAACAACTGTACTTGGATTCTGGGGAATTACAAATCCAGAGACTGTTGTAATTGAAGGGCACAACCAATATCCAGATCGCTCACAACAAATTGTTGAAGAAGGTCTAGAGAACGTTAAGAAAGTAGCGGCAAAATTTTAA
- a CDS encoding VOC family protein, which yields MKKTIDHIGIAVRDIDSTIRFYEKVLLGTLIDRYVSEAPGVESEVAILEVDGDRIELLAPTNNTTSPIARFIKQKGKGVHHVAYRVDDLDIALEELKEQGIRTLEHTLRINKHGRRLIYLNPADTEGTIIEYCDYPEEK from the coding sequence ATGAAAAAAACAATTGATCATATAGGCATCGCAGTTCGAGATATAGATAGTACGATACGTTTTTATGAAAAGGTTTTGTTAGGAACATTAATAGATCGTTATGTAAGTGAAGCACCTGGTGTTGAAAGTGAAGTAGCCATTCTTGAAGTGGATGGAGATAGAATTGAATTGCTTGCGCCGACAAATAACACTACTTCACCAATTGCCCGATTTATAAAACAAAAAGGTAAAGGTGTACATCACGTTGCGTATCGTGTAGATGATTTAGATATAGCTTTAGAAGAATTAAAAGAACAAGGAATTCGAACGTTAGAGCATACACTTCGAATTAATAAACACGGCAGAAGATTAATCTACCTTAACCCAGCGGATACAGAGGGAACAATCATAGAGTATTGTGATTATCCGGAAGAAAAATAA
- a CDS encoding MFS transporter, translated as MSRRESTVNSEVSNIKENSSSIWSNKIFSYFFLASCISLIGNSMVTLILPLWVMKLTNSPLLVSGVNIAIATAAILFAPVTGTLADRMSRRKLMMIADVMRCIIMILIAVIAFYNNMLYMPLLILLIIRSIGSALFTPASNAALVTYVEEQHVQQAISLRQVSIQIISVAIPLLASFLISIFNFHGVFLLDALTFFISFLILMRIKFPRELKVEKKKPFYEDFKEGFSVINSNKSLKILLMSAAVINLLGAACILSLQVIVVREMDLSTQWYSIVFAASPIGILIGALITKKIRTYKTITTAFIFTAIMGVFNAAMGTTLNPVLFTFYYFLSGIAFGVSNVYFGVLYRKLIPNEVQGRFFGFLNSLLLVSTPIGIAITGYSLESISAPILFIIIGIITFVVSVISFVMINKK; from the coding sequence GTGAGTAGAAGGGAGAGTACAGTGAATAGTGAAGTTAGTAATATAAAAGAGAATAGCTCTAGTATATGGAGCAATAAAATTTTTTCGTATTTTTTCTTGGCAAGTTGTATTTCTTTAATAGGTAATTCTATGGTTACGCTCATTTTACCGTTATGGGTAATGAAATTAACGAATTCACCATTACTTGTCTCGGGGGTAAACATTGCCATTGCAACGGCGGCGATTTTATTTGCACCTGTAACAGGAACGTTAGCAGATCGAATGTCGAGAAGAAAGCTTATGATGATTGCAGATGTGATGAGATGCATCATCATGATTTTAATTGCAGTAATAGCATTTTATAATAATATGCTGTACATGCCGTTACTAATTTTACTTATTATACGCTCAATTGGAAGTGCCTTATTTACACCAGCTTCAAATGCAGCGTTAGTTACATATGTGGAAGAACAGCATGTTCAACAAGCTATTTCATTAAGACAAGTATCAATACAAATTATATCTGTGGCAATTCCTTTATTGGCTAGCTTTTTAATTAGTATTTTTAATTTTCATGGAGTATTTTTGTTAGATGCACTTACATTCTTTATATCATTTTTAATTTTAATGAGAATTAAATTTCCTCGTGAATTAAAAGTAGAGAAGAAGAAGCCTTTTTATGAAGATTTTAAAGAGGGATTTTCTGTTATTAATAGTAACAAATCGTTGAAGATATTACTAATGAGCGCTGCGGTCATTAATTTACTTGGAGCAGCATGTATACTTTCACTGCAAGTAATAGTTGTTAGAGAAATGGATCTTTCTACGCAGTGGTATAGCATTGTTTTTGCGGCATCACCGATAGGAATTTTAATTGGGGCATTAATTACTAAAAAGATTCGTACATATAAAACGATTACGACTGCCTTTATATTTACAGCTATTATGGGGGTATTTAACGCTGCAATGGGTACGACATTGAATCCGGTATTATTTACGTTTTATTATTTTCTGTCAGGGATTGCATTTGGAGTAAGTAATGTATATTTTGGAGTGTTGTATAGAAAGTTAATTCCAAATGAAGTGCAAGGAAGATTTTTCGGTTTCTTAAATTCGTTATTACTAGTATCAACTCCGATAGGAATTGCAATAACGGGGTATTCCCTAGAGTCAATTTCCGCGCCTATTCTATTCATTATAATTGGTATTATTACGTTTGTAGTTTCGGTTATTTCATTTGTAATGATAAATAAGAAATAA
- a CDS encoding copper resistance CopC/CopD family protein, producing MIVKVMRRLGAWLLLASVLIILIPKSASAHAYVVKSNPTENETLKKAPSVVKIEFDEDIQVSSFNTLYVRDTSGKRVDLKDAHIDKKNKKLLEAGLKDNLKNGLYSIQWKVISADGHPIQGVIPFRVGLAEAGADDIQVEEMGYVPQIDMIMERGILYTSFSLFIGVLFFNLIMYKGNVIEVQLRSKKIIWISLIGIFISLLFNLPLQAKINADVSWLEAFNPLLLKETLQLSVFGYVWITQMALISVLIIASYVAMKREKLSSFKVWSIPLLLFIGILVMKAFNSHAFGLKFKDIAVVMDFLHLFAASLWIGGLSSIILLLRKEDNKWNMYWDMIKRFSPWATGAVIVILITGLFNSTFFIPTIHSLFDTKYGLALLAKILLFIFMGILGIVHYVKGKMRAEQGLGATVKVEFIIGIIIFVIVAFMTNVQTPPMPPTGPFTESKQVDNGYELTLNVSPNKVGQNTFHITVKDENGQPVTDMEQITLTTQSLDMNMGKGSFKVSAVSPGEYEAEGMYINMTGNWNIQVHGLTKSLDSFDTDFKFIVGGR from the coding sequence ATGATTGTGAAAGTAATGAGAAGGTTAGGGGCATGGCTATTACTTGCGAGTGTGCTTATCATATTGATACCGAAAAGTGCATCTGCTCATGCGTACGTTGTGAAATCAAACCCTACTGAAAATGAAACATTGAAGAAAGCACCATCTGTTGTAAAAATCGAATTCGATGAGGACATACAAGTTTCAAGTTTTAATACATTGTACGTGAGAGATACATCAGGTAAAAGGGTCGATTTAAAAGATGCTCATATTGATAAAAAAAATAAAAAGCTATTAGAAGCTGGATTAAAAGACAATCTCAAAAATGGTCTTTACTCTATTCAATGGAAAGTGATTTCAGCTGATGGACATCCAATTCAAGGAGTTATCCCGTTCCGGGTTGGATTAGCGGAAGCGGGAGCAGATGATATACAAGTAGAAGAGATGGGGTATGTCCCACAAATTGATATGATTATGGAACGTGGAATTTTATATACAAGTTTCTCACTATTTATAGGAGTTCTATTCTTTAATCTTATTATGTATAAAGGGAACGTAATAGAAGTTCAATTAAGAAGTAAAAAAATAATATGGATTTCATTAATTGGTATATTCATTAGTTTATTATTCAATCTACCACTGCAAGCGAAAATAAATGCTGATGTTTCATGGCTAGAAGCATTCAATCCTTTATTATTAAAAGAAACGTTACAGCTTTCTGTTTTTGGTTATGTATGGATTACTCAAATGGCTCTTATAAGTGTGCTTATAATCGCTTCGTATGTTGCGATGAAGCGTGAGAAGCTTTCGTCGTTTAAAGTATGGAGCATTCCATTGCTATTGTTTATCGGGATACTTGTTATGAAAGCCTTTAATAGTCACGCATTTGGTTTAAAGTTTAAAGATATTGCTGTCGTTATGGATTTTCTACATTTATTCGCGGCTTCATTATGGATTGGTGGTTTATCATCTATTATTCTTCTTTTACGTAAAGAGGATAACAAGTGGAATATGTATTGGGATATGATTAAGCGTTTTTCACCGTGGGCAACAGGTGCTGTCATCGTGATTTTAATAACAGGTCTTTTTAACAGTACATTTTTTATTCCAACAATCCACTCGTTATTTGATACAAAGTATGGATTAGCTTTATTAGCAAAGATACTTTTATTCATTTTCATGGGGATATTGGGAATTGTTCATTATGTGAAAGGGAAAATGAGAGCGGAGCAAGGATTAGGCGCTACGGTGAAAGTAGAGTTTATCATTGGAATTATCATTTTCGTAATCGTAGCTTTTATGACAAACGTACAAACACCGCCGATGCCTCCTACTGGACCTTTTACAGAGAGTAAACAAGTAGATAATGGATATGAACTTACGCTAAATGTGAGTCCTAATAAGGTAGGACAGAATACATTTCATATTACTGTGAAGGATGAGAATGGCCAACCTGTTACTGATATGGAGCAAATTACACTAACGACTCAATCGTTAGATATGAATATGGGAAAAGGATCATTTAAAGTTTCGGCAGTTTCACCGGGAGAATATGAAGCAGAAGGTATGTATATTAATATGACAGGCAACTGGAATATACAAGTACATGGATTAACGAAATCGCTTGATAGCTTCGATACAGATTTTAAATTTATTGTCGGTGGCAGATAA
- the brnQ gene encoding branched-chain amino acid transport system II carrier protein, translating into MANKVPFSFIVVIGLMLFALFFGAGNLIFPAMLGQSAGENVWIANAGFLVTGVGLPLLGVLAFGFSGKDDLQSLASRAHPVFGIVFTTVLYLAIGPLFAIPRTGNVSYEIGLKPFMPEGVGSTPLILFTIIFFSITCFFSLNPAKIVDIVGKILTPIKLTFIGILVIVAFIHPIGEMQAPVEAYTSHAFFKGFQEGYLTMDTLASFVFGIIIINAIKEKGAKTKTQIMVVCAKATIIAASILAIIYTALSYMGASSVAKLGHLENGGEVLAKVSNYYFGSYGGVLLGLMITVACLTTSVGLVSACSSFFHKLFPNVPYKAIAVTLCVFSAIVANVGLTQLIAVSVPVLTAIYPLAIVLIFLTFFHSLFKGRAEVYQVSLTVTFIISLFDGLSAAGVNIEVVSQVFTKFLPMQEVGLGWIFPAIIGGFIGYGISVLKPKNQIQPAANTNKKIG; encoded by the coding sequence ATGGCGAATAAAGTACCGTTTTCGTTCATAGTAGTTATTGGATTAATGTTATTTGCACTATTTTTTGGAGCAGGAAATTTAATTTTCCCGGCAATGCTTGGTCAATCGGCAGGAGAAAATGTATGGATTGCTAACGCTGGATTTTTAGTAACAGGTGTTGGATTACCATTACTAGGTGTACTAGCATTTGGTTTTTCGGGTAAAGATGATTTACAGTCATTAGCAAGTCGTGCTCACCCAGTGTTCGGGATTGTATTTACAACAGTTTTATACTTAGCGATCGGTCCGTTATTTGCAATACCGAGAACAGGAAATGTATCTTATGAAATTGGTCTTAAGCCGTTTATGCCAGAGGGGGTAGGTTCTACACCTTTAATTCTTTTCACAATTATATTCTTTAGTATCACTTGTTTTTTTTCGCTAAATCCCGCGAAAATTGTCGATATTGTTGGAAAAATCTTAACGCCAATTAAATTAACATTCATCGGTATTTTAGTAATCGTTGCTTTTATTCACCCGATTGGAGAAATGCAAGCACCAGTTGAAGCTTATACATCACACGCATTCTTTAAAGGATTCCAAGAAGGATACTTAACGATGGACACGCTTGCATCATTTGTATTCGGAATCATCATCATTAATGCAATTAAAGAAAAAGGTGCGAAAACGAAAACACAAATTATGGTCGTTTGTGCAAAAGCGACAATCATTGCAGCATCTATTTTAGCAATTATCTATACAGCTCTTTCTTATATGGGTGCTTCAAGCGTTGCAAAGCTTGGACATTTAGAGAACGGCGGAGAAGTATTAGCGAAAGTTTCTAACTACTATTTTGGATCATATGGTGGAGTATTATTAGGATTAATGATTACAGTAGCTTGTTTAACAACTAGTGTAGGACTTGTATCAGCGTGTTCTTCATTCTTCCATAAGTTATTCCCAAATGTTCCATACAAAGCAATTGCAGTCACGCTATGTGTATTTAGTGCAATTGTTGCAAATGTAGGATTAACGCAATTAATTGCAGTTTCTGTTCCAGTATTAACAGCAATTTATCCACTTGCAATCGTATTGATTTTCTTAACATTCTTCCATTCATTATTCAAAGGAAGAGCTGAAGTTTATCAAGTGAGCTTAACTGTAACATTTATTATCAGCTTATTCGATGGATTAAGTGCAGCTGGAGTTAACATTGAAGTAGTAAGCCAAGTGTTCACTAAATTCCTTCCGATGCAAGAAGTAGGATTAGGCTGGATCTTCCCAGCGATTATTGGTGGATTTATCGGATATGGCATTAGCGTTTTAAAACCAAAAAATCAAATTCAACCAGCAGCAAATACGAATAAGAAAATAGGTTAA
- a CDS encoding alpha/beta fold hydrolase, whose translation MVLHYKEFGDTSSPLMVFIHGGGVSGWMWDKQINHFTNFHCLVPDLPDQGKNRNKDHFSIHFSAKKIIELIEEKGQGKTIIAIGFSLGAQVLIAMLSMKPDLIQYAMINSALVKPIPFASTFIKSIALTYPLIKSRTFSKIQAKSMYIDKKYFDHYYHDSCQISKNTFIRMLEENMSFTIPKNFENANSNILVTVGENEKRIMKDSLTEILESNPNCTGVIISKIGHGISLADPKLFNTLIENWLEHDSLPEDVMTIN comes from the coding sequence ATGGTTTTACACTATAAAGAATTTGGAGATACAAGTTCTCCACTTATGGTTTTTATTCATGGGGGCGGAGTCAGTGGATGGATGTGGGACAAACAAATTAATCATTTTACTAACTTTCACTGCCTTGTTCCTGATTTACCTGATCAAGGAAAAAACAGAAATAAAGATCATTTCTCAATACATTTTAGTGCTAAAAAAATCATTGAACTAATTGAAGAAAAAGGACAAGGTAAAACTATTATAGCAATTGGGTTTTCATTAGGTGCTCAAGTGTTAATTGCGATGCTTAGCATGAAACCTGACTTAATCCAATATGCTATGATAAACAGTGCCTTAGTCAAACCCATTCCTTTTGCTAGCACATTTATAAAATCTATTGCGCTAACCTACCCTCTTATAAAGAGTAGGACGTTTTCGAAAATACAAGCCAAATCAATGTATATAGATAAAAAATACTTTGACCACTATTATCATGACAGTTGTCAAATAAGTAAAAATACCTTCATAAGGATGCTAGAAGAAAACATGTCGTTTACAATACCAAAAAACTTTGAGAATGCTAATAGTAATATATTAGTAACTGTTGGAGAAAACGAAAAAAGAATCATGAAAGACTCGTTGACTGAAATCCTTGAAAGTAATCCCAATTGCACAGGTGTTATTATTTCTAAAATCGGTCATGGAATTTCTTTAGCGGACCCTAAGTTATTTAATACTTTAATTGAAAACTGGCTAGAACATGATTCCTTGCCGGAAGACGTAATGACCATCAATTGA